TCCTGATCGGGGTGGTCGGCGAATACATTGCCAGAATCTTTGAAGAGGTGAAAGGACGTCCCCTCTATGTTGTTGCGGAAAAGGTCAATTTTTAACGCACCAATCAGATATACCATAGTCGTCATCATAGGATTCTGTGTCGACTTCAGCATCTACTCGGGCCTCGTATGGGGTGGACTCTCCATCTATGTGGCGAATGTCATTGGTTTTACTGCCGGAGCAATGATAAATGTCTGGTTGATCAGGCGTTTCGTCTTCCCTGATGTCCGGTTCAAGTTGATGCAGGATATCGGCCTGACCCTGATCAGCAACGGATTCATGCTTCTTGTGGGATTGCTGCTGCTCTATCTTTTTGCCGAGCTGATGGGGATCGATGCGTATCTGGCCAAGATACTGGCAAATGGAACCACGTTCGTATTGAACTACCTGACTCGGGCCACTCTCTTCAGGAGCAAATGAGTATGTTTTCAAGCTTGTCTCGAATAACACTGGCCAAAGCTGCAATATTCAAGAATGCCCCGGTGTACATACAATTCTATGTCACTTCGCGCTGCAATCTCGAATGCGAACAATGCAACATCATTTTTGCCAACTCCGATGTCAGAGAGTGCACCATAGATGAAATTGAACGCATTGCAGACAACTTTGCCGAAATGAAAGTTGCCATAGTTCTGCTGACAGGTGGTGAACCCTTTGTACGAAAAGACCTGCCACAGATAATTCACGCCTTCGAATCCCGAGGCATCCACGTCCGAATGCAAACAAACGGCTTTGCCAGCGAGGAACAGATCGTCAGAGCGATCGAAGCCGGCGGCAAGGACATTTCCATCTCTCTCGACTCACTCCATCCAGACCGACAGGCAATCATCAATGGCAAGGTGGAGAATTCCTGGAATCGCGCGTTGCGCGCCATGGCCATTTTCATGCGCCATCTCCCCAGGGAGGGAAGTTTCGCATCGCTCGGATGCGTACTGCAACCTCAAAACATGGCGGACATCGAGGATGTCATTCGTTTCGGTACCGCAGCCTCCTGGTTCACTTCTCTGGTTCCCGTCCATGTCTCGGACAATGCAGCTCCCCGCGGTTTCCGGTCCTTCGATCAAACGCTGCAATTTCGCGAAACCGAATATGCAACCGTAGACGCAATCATCGAGCGCGTTCGCCGCATGCGTACAGAGGGATACCTTCTCTACGACAGCGACCAGTATCTTGATGACATCAAACGATTCGTCAGAAACGAAAAGACGACCTGGCGCAGCCACAATCACGACGTCTGCGACTCCCCAAATCTGTATTTTGCATTGCTGCCCAATGGAGAATTCGCTCCCTGCTGCGACCACCGTATGGAGAAGAGCTACCCCGCATATGCTCCCGAATTCCCTTCGCAGTACAAACAACGGCAATTCCGCGAGGAAGTGGCGCGCATCACCTCGGCCTGTAGTGGCTGCATGTATGGAAGCTATCCGGAAATGACTGTTTCCATGCGCTTTCTCGCTGCGAAGATTCAAAGGGTAAAGACCTTCATCACCTCCCCTCCGGACAAGAACTGGCCCCTGAGCTACGAGGAACTCCTGGAACTGGCTGAAAGCATTCGCAGTGAAAGGCGGGAACGTCCCCAAAGTCGAAGAAATGACGGGTAACAATCGAGGTCGCCAATGATTCAAGACAAGAAACTCAAGAGTTACAAGTACCGTTTTCTGATCTCCGCCCAAAGGATTCACCCCCCGACCAACGATGCAGGGATTGAATGGGACGACTTCCTGCGTTCCCTTGATTTCACCTGCGAAGAGGGGCAGGTGTCCATAGCGTGGACAGTTGGAAACGGCGGCAAGATTCAATCAGGAATCGAGGATGCCGTATTCTATCTGCGCGGAGACACGGACCGGCAAGCCGAAAAGCAAAGGAAGTCGGGCATGCAATCCGGCGAAGACCCCATCAGGAAGGGGAATGCCGAACTTTTCGGCAAACTTGTTTCCGAGGTTGCGGAAGCTGCGGGCTTCAAGACGGGCGGCATGTGTGAAGATTCCGACAAATTTGCCAGGGAACGGGAATTCCATGACGAATGGGCAGGAAGCACGAACGTCGAGGAAATTGATGTCTTTCGGACGAACGAAGCCTGCACCGCCCCCGAAATGCGCTACATCACGAAACGTCTCGGCAATCTCAAGGGGAAAAAACTCCTTGATGTCGGATGCGGCCTTGGCGAAGCCAGTGTCTACTTTGCCATCCGAGGGGCACAGGTAACCTCTTCGGATCTCTCCCCCGGAATGCTTGATGCGACCTGCCGACTGGCGCAGGCAAATGGCGTTTCGGTAACGCCGCATGTTTCCGCGGCAGAGGATTTGCGCTTGCCTGCGGATGCCCTGTTCGACGTCATCTACGCTGGCAACCTGCTTCACCATGTCGACATCGAAGCAACAATAAAACGCTTCCTTCCCCATTTGAAACCCGGCGGAAAAGTCGTGACCTGGGACCCGCTTGCGTACAATCCGGCGATCAATGTGTATCGGAAAAAAGCCATGGAAGTACGCACGGTGGACGAGCACCCCCTGACATGGAACGACATTCGACTGTTCAGGGAACATTTCCGCAATGTCGAAACCCGTTACTTCTGGCTGACCACGCTGGCCATTTTTGTTGCCATGGCTCTCCTGCAACGTCGCGACCCGAACAAGGAGCGGTATTGGAAATCCGTCATCGACGAAAGTGACAAATGGGCCCCCATGTACAAACCGCTCGAATTTTTCGACAGAATACTACTGACCATACTTCCACCGTTGCGACTGCTCTGCTGGAATGTCGTCATTGTCGCTGAAAAATGATCAACTCTGCATGAAATTCGAATACGGGAACAGGAAAGCCTCGATATGAAAGCAAAAGAGGAAGCCCACGTACCAATTCACAAGACGCAAGCCTTCGCCATCTGGATCGCATGCCTGATCGCGGCTTTCCTGTACCACGCCTATCTGAACTACGGCATATACTTTGCCAGCGGCGACGATTTTGCCTATTGGATGACAGCGGAATCCACTCCCCTGACATCCAAGGCCCTGTACCTGTCGCAAGGCAATTTCGCAGAAAGAACCGGGCGATTCTACTACCAGTACACCACCTATCTCAATATCATCGACAAACTGATGAGCCCGCCATGGCTCAGAGCCGCCATTCTCGGAATGCTGCACATTGCAATGCCGGTTGCTCTTGGTTTTCTTCTCCATACGTACACACGAAAAAAGGATTTCCTGCTGCTGTTCATCCCGATGGCCCTGTTTGCAGCCCCGATATACAGCGGGTGGCACATGTACTATCACTGGGCTGTCTACTACAAGATTTCCTTTCTGCTTTTCGTCATTGGTGAAATTCTGTACTACAGATTCTACACGGCATTCTTCCAGGGAAAATCCATCTCGCGATCAAAACAGGTTGCCTGCCTGACATCCGGAGCAGCATGCCTGTTTCTGGGCAGCCTGTCCTATGAGGTCTATCTCGTCGGCTATGCTGCCATCTCCTTCTTCCTGACCACCCTGTTGTTCAAAAGCCTGAACATTCGATTCACAACGAAACGCCTTGCACAGGCTCTTGCGTTCAAACTTCCCCCACTGCTGATCTACCTTGCCCTGTATGTCGGTTATGGAATCAGCGTCGGATGGGGACGAATGGCCAAGGTCACCAAGCTTTCCCTCGCTCCAGACGCTCTGGCGGCCACCATTGGCAGATTTTTCTCCGGCTCATTGCCGGTCAATCCCCCTTTGTACGGCGGCATCAACTACATATTTCCCAACGGAATATTCTGCACGGAGACCATAGGTGCCATCATTGTTTCCGGTGTTGCCATGACATTCCTCTGGTCAGCCCACAAACTGCTCGCTTCGCCCGGCAGTCATCCATTTCATGCCGGGGGAACAGACGACTTGCCCAGGCCCTGCATTCGCAATCTGATTGTTGCCTTCCTGATGTACTTTATCGTCAGTCTCGCTTTCATTGCCCCATTGGCCATCACGGAGCGGTATCAGAACTGGTTGTCGAGATCGAGCTACTACCTTCCGACATTTTACCTGTCGCTTTTTCTCCTTGCGTTCATCACCTATGCAGTTGCAGAAACCAGAAGCAGGATTTCACGCTTGTTCAAAAAAAGGACTTTCATTGCATTTTCATTTCTGATCATTTTTCCAATTGCATTCATTTCCATATTTTCGGTCAACCTGTTGGCGATCGGCGTTCACAAAATGAACGTCACATCAAATGCTCCATGGATTCTTCTTCGTGATGCGTTCAAGAGCAGCCCGCAAAATATTTTCAACAACGCAACAGGCATCATGCAACGCGGGTTCATCACCCAACGCAGGCGGGACAGAACGTATCTGATGTTCAAGGCCATGACCGACTCGAATCTTCCTTTCTACATGAGCATTGATGAATTGATTCAAGAAAAGTCGCTGGATTGGAATGGGAAAAAACTGAATCTCAAAAAACCGCTGCTGCTGATCCAGCACTTCGGTTCGAATGCAGCGGAAGGCGGCATGCTCATGATTTCACGCGTTAGCAAGTTTATAAAATCCGGTCAGGAGTGGATTCCCGTAGGTCGAAAAGGTATGATTTACGGTAATATTCCCTTGCGTCCGGTCCACTATCTGGAGATGAAACCGCATTCGCCACGGAAGGACTTCGGGAAGCCCGTCGTGTCGATCAAGCCGACGTCTTCTCCCCGATGGTACAGTTTCCACGCCAATGCCGACATGGAACTGGATTTCGCAAGATGGACCCAATCAAAGCTTGACTAATGCGGCATGAGCCAACCAAGGGGAGGAAAGCGATGCAAAAATATCTGGATCTCCATGAAGAAGAAATATTGCAGCTTCTTCACCAATCGCTCGCAGCTCGGCAGACACGATCCCAAGGGACGCAGACCAGACCCGCGAACGAACCGCCATGCTTCATGGTGCCCCCTGCACAGGAGGAGATGCCGAAGGTCTGTCGCGTGCCCGACTTCTACAAACTTTCCAACCGGGAATTCATACATTCGGCTTACAGATACCTGCTCAAAAGGGCTGTCGACCCACAAGGTGAACATCACTATCTGGCGGCTCTCACTGAAGGACGCCTCAGCCGCATCGAAATACTTGGAAGGTTGCGCTACTCTCCGGAAGGTCGCCGAACCAAAGTCTATTGTCCCTTTCTGTCCATTCAGTTTGCCCTTGCCTGTCTTTTCAGGATTCCCGTCATTGGCTGGTTTGCCGAGCTCGTTGTTCGTCTTCTCTTTTTTCGGACTCTTGAACGAAGAGCTTCAATGCTTGCCGCCTCATTCGAAAACCGAGTTGAACGAATCGAGGAATCCGTGCAACGGTGCTTCAAGGAATTCGGAGAATTTGCCGCAAACGAGGATGCAATCATTCGCCAGTCCAGCAAAAGGGAAACGCAAGCCCTGCGGGAAACCCTGAGCAGTGACATCGACTTTCTCGGGTCCCGCCTCCAGGCTCTGGAACAGCAAAAGCAGAAGCTTTCCATTGAGCTGAATTCCTTCCTCACCCTTTTCGATGCGCAATACGGGACCAAGAAAATATGAATATCGCAATGATAACCCCGTGGCCCGGAGACAAATCCGGAATTGCCGACTGTGCATACGCTACGGCGGACGCACTGATACGCAACACTCCATGCAGAATTGCCGTCTATACGGCAAATGAAACCCCGAAGTCGCTGCCGGGCGTTGTCATCAAGCCCATCGATCTCATTCGGGATGAACACCAGACATATGACCTCGTACTCATGCATCTCGGCAACAACCCATACCATGACGGATACATCGACATACTCAAGGAAATAGACTGTGTCGTCCACATTCATGACATGGTTCTGCACCACCTCTATGCAGGAGAAACGCACGGCTCCGGGCAGATCAATCGATACATCGACGAATTTTCAAAATGGTATGGCGATGAGCCGGGACAAATGGTCCGCGCACTGCTCACAAAGGGAATCGGGGTATGGGATACCGACATCGTCATAGATTGCCCCATGTTCGAGCCATACCTGCAGCACAGTCTTGGCTGCCTGATTACCTCCTCGTTTGTTGAACGCCGCATATCCCGCACATTTCCCGATATCCCCATAAAAAAGGTATCACTCATCAACCAGACGGAAAAAAGTGTCTCCGCCTGTACGGAAAACGCCTCCTCCACGCATCCAACGCAGGACATCAATGTCGGCGTGTTCGGCTTCATAACCAGAAACAAGCTTGTTGATGTTGTCCTGCAGGCAGTCAAAGGCCTTGCACCGCAATTCGACAATTTCAAGCTGCACATCGTCGGCGGAGTCGAAATCGATTGCGTGCATTTGATGAAGTGGGTCGAAAAAAACGACCTTGTCGATGTTGTCCAGTTCTATGGCCGCGTGGACAACAATCGCTGGATGGAACTGCTCGGCAGCATGGATTTGATAATTTCATTGCGCCACCCGACGATGGGAGAAACCTCCGGGGTCGTGACCGATGCGCTCTCGCTGAACATTCCTGTAGTCGTCAACGATACGGGCTCCTACAGGGAACTGCCGTTCGTCAAAAGGCTCCCCATTGAAAACATTCACACGACCTTGAGCGACTACCTCGAAACAGTCTTCCGGGTTCCTGAAGAACTGGCCACTATCAAGGCCAACCTCTGCAAGATGAACAGCCTGTGCGACACGGCATTCAAGGCAAAAACATATTTCAAGGCTCTCCTGGAGCTCGCCGACCACATGGCACAGGACAGTGGCAGAAAGGAACGTTGCAAAACGGCTACGACATCCATCAAGGCTGAAAGATGAAATACATCTTGCACATTGGCGTCAACAAGACCGGAACTTCATTTTTCCAGCATTATTGCGCCAGTCACTACAAGGAACTGACCGACATCGGAATCTGCTATCCTGCATTCGGGCGAGAGGGAGGGGTTTCAGCACCACCCCTTGTCAAAGGCGATTCAACTGGCGCAACCGGACGAGGATTTCATCCAATCGACCAGAGACGCCCTGCTGGAGGAAGCCCGCAACGCGGGCGCACATACCATCCTCATCAGCAGCGAACATTTTCACGTTCACGACAACGTTGCCGACGTGGCCAGAATCCTTCCTCCCGAGGATACCCGGATAGTCATCTACATCCGGGACCACAGCGCATACCTCGAAAGCTGGTACAAGCAGCAGATCGTGGCTTTGCCCATGACCTGCTCATTTCAGGACTTCATCGACATGCGGGATGTCCGGTTCAGCGCCCTGCTCCGGAAGTGGATCGAAATCTACGGGAGGGAAAGAGTCCACATATCGGTCTACAACCGCTCCGAGCTAGTTGATGGCGACATAGTCAAGGACATCTTCAGCCAGTTCCCCGAATTCCGGGATTTCAAGAAAAACGACGAATATCAGGAACGGGAAAAGAATCCGAGCATCTCCGGCAATCTTCTGTTCGTCAAACGCGTCCTCAACATGCTGACAGACATCCCCCGGGCCTCGACCATTGCGAACGACCTCGTTCGCCTTTCCACCGTGGATGACACCTTTTCAGGCGCAATGCACATAGACGAAGCCACGGTGGAACGCATAGCCTTTCTCAACAGAATGGACCGGGAATGCCTGAAAAAGGATTTCGGGATACTTCTCGTTCCCCGCAGGGGCGAAAGAGCAGGAGCATTTTCTCCCGATTTTTCCAGAATGCGCGATGACATCAAGCTGCTTGAAAAGGCATCCAAGGCACAGAATCTATCCTTTCACAAGCTCATGCGAAAAGCCCGATCGATGCTGAAGGGGACACCTCTCATCGGCTGGTTCGAGTAACCCGCCGCCTCTCGCCTCCATTGCCCTTCCGAAGGGAGAAGAACGGGGAAAATCCCTGTTCCCTCCCCCGAAAGAAGCCGGGCACCAGCACTAGTTGATCTTTTCCTTCTTCCCCTTGCGACCATAGGCATCGTCCAGACGGACGATATCATCTTCTCCAAGATAGCTGCCTGTCTGCACCTCGATCAGCTCAAGGTCGATCCTGCCGGGATTCTCCAGACGATGCACAAAGCCGAGAGGGATGTAGGAGGACTGATCTTCCTTGAGCACCAGCTCCTCTTCCCCGCGAATCACGATTGCCGTACCTTTGACCACAATCCAGTGCTCCGCTCGATGAAAATGCTTCTGAAGAGACAGGATCGCACCGGGTTTGACAGTGATTCGCTTGACCTGAAAACGATCTTCCAGATCAATGGTTTCATAGCTCCCCCATGGACGATAGACCTTTTTGTGCGAAAAGGCCTCGCTCCGCTTCTGCCGTTTGAGCGTGTCCACCAGTTTCTTGACTTCCTGCACCCTGTCCTTTGGCGAAACCATCACGGCATCTGCCGTTTCGACCACCACGTGATCCTTCAGTCCGACAACAGCCAGAAGACGACCGGTGGACTGAAGATAGGAACCATGAACATCATGGGTAATCACATCACCCAAGGCCACATTCCCGAACTCGTCCTTCTCCTTTATGCTCCAAAGCGCTCCCCAGGACCCGACATCATTCCATCCGGCATCCAGAGGCACGACAACGGCCTCCCGGGTATGTTCCATTACGGCGTAATCAATGGAATCGTTCGGACTGGCGCAAAAGCTTTCCCGATCCAGCCGGTAGAAATCAAGGTCGCTTTCCCCTTTCTCGACAGCGGCCCTGCATGAAACGGCGATCGTTTCATTGACCTTCTCCACTTCGCTCATGTACCGCGAGGCCTGAAACAGGAACATGCCGCTGTTCCAGTAATACTCGCCGGAAGCGACATATTCTTCAGCCGTTGCCAAATCCGGCTTTTCGACAAAACGGTTGATCCTGAACGCAGAATGCGGATTCGCATCGTCAAGCCTTTCCCCCTGACGAATGTAGCCGTATCCGGTCTCGGCATATTTCGGAACGATCCCGAAAGTGACCAACGCCCCTTGACCGGCAATGGATTTGCTGGCCTCGATCGCCTTCAGGAGACTGTCCAAATCCTGAATGTGATGGTCGGACGGCAGTACGAGGATCATGGCGGATTCATCCATCTGTCGCGCCACCTCTGCGGCAATGTATGCCGCTGGGGCCGTATTTCTCCCTTCCGGTTCAAGAATGATTCTGGAAGGTTGAAGCGCTATTTCCCTCATCTGCTCGGCCACGGTGAAACGATGGTCCTCATTGCAAACCAGAATGGGCGCACTGATGTCCTCGTCCCGGTTCAGCCGCAGCGCAGTTTCCTGAAGAAGCGTACGGCCATTGACCAGTGGCAGGAACTGTTTTGGATAAAGCTGACGTGACAAGGGCCAAAGTCGGGTACCGGAACCACCAGCCAGAATAACGGGAATAATCATGCGTTCCCCCTGATGTAATTTTTCGTTGCCAGAAAAAACATCACTTCACGCGCCGCTTCGTCGGGCGTCATTTCCGAAGTATTGATCCTCAACTCCGGATTTTCCGGTTCGGCATACGGATCGTCCACACCGGTCATGCCCTTGATGATGCCTGCTCTCGCCTTTGCATAAATCCCCTTGCAATCTCGCTGCTCGCACACCGAAAGGGGGGTATTGACATGGATCTCAATGAATCCGCCGTATTGTTCTATCATCTTGCGCACCTCCTCGCGTGATTTCGGATATGGTGCAATGGGAGCGCAAATGGCGATTCCGCCATTCTTGACGATTTCACTTGCAACAAAACCGATTCGCGTGACGTTGAGCTCCCTGTGCTCCTTGGAAAAGTTCAACTCGCTCGAAAGGTTGGTGCGTACAATGTCACCATCCAGCAAAGTAACAGGACGCCCATTCAGTTCAAGCAGCTTGACGTACAGAATCTTGGCCAGTGTCGACTTTCCCGCCCCGGACAACCCGGTAAAGAACAGGGAAAATCCCTGTTTTGACAAGGGCTTGTGTACGCGCCCGAGCTCTTTGAGGACTTCAGGATAGGACAGATTGTCCGGAACAGCTTCCCCTGCCCTCAGACATTCGACAATGGCGAGATGATCGTTGACGCAAAGGCAGCCTTTCGCGGAACAGGTATGTTTCCCGGACGCCTCGTCCAAAGTCATGCACTTTTCCCTGAGCGGCGTGATCCCGGACAATCGGGCCATTTCCGCCATCCACTCCATATGTGCATGAAAGGATTCCGAATGCTGCAGATTTTGCGACTGCATCTTGCCGGAATCCCACAAGAGCATGTGGCTGCAACCGTAGTTTCTGTTGACGATGGCCCGAAGCAGGGAACCGCGGCGCCCCATCCTCCTCTGAAACCAGGGAATGAGGTTCAGCTTGACGGCATGCTCCGGCATCAGCCCTGCGAAAGCCCGAAGACAACGAACCAGACAGAAATGATCAACGCTGAAATACACGGACGGGATCATCAACGGAGAAAGCAGCAGACGCGCATCGTGCGCCGAGGCAATCTCCTCCAGCATGGCGCGATCGGCTCTATGGAGCGGACGCCCGGCCTGAACACCAATGACCTTTCCCCATTTTTCCCTGGAAAAAAGGCGTTGCATGTCCGGAGGAGAGAGCCGCATATCGACAAAATCATAATGCTGAGGATAGGATAGCCCTTCGAGCTTCCCTCCCAGGTACCACAACCTGTCTCCCTCGATGCCGCTGACGTCTATGCCGCCGGTACGCGGCCGATCTCCCCAAAGCGCAATCCGTTCCGCTTCCAAATCCGCTTTCCAGACGTCCTCGACGGTCAGAACGGCAAGCATGAATCCTTCCGCATCACGGATTGCCACCCTTTCGCCGAGCGACACACCGGAAGCGGTCTCCGCATCCACCCCAAGGCAGATGGGGAGCGGCCACAGCGAACCATCGGACAATCTGCATGCTTTCAGAACGGAGTCGTAATCGGTACGGCACATATACCCGTCAAGAGGATAATACGCCCGATTGAGAAGCATCTCCAAATCACACAACTGTCTGGCGTTCAAACTGACGGACTTGAAATGCAAAGCTTCCTTTTTCAAGCATTCATTCCGCCGCGCATGAACCAGCAGACTTTCCACATTGGGGTCATACCAGGAGTCGGGGTAAAGCATTCAATATTCCTTGCTTGCATCATAGAATATTTCATTTACCAGCCAACGACTTCTCGCCCAACATTATCAAATATCGGTAGAAAAGGAGGTCAGGAGAAACAAATCAGATGGAATATGGATCGTAACAAGGGAATTCATCCGTTGCCGGACAAATATCGCGAACGAACATCGTCAACAGCAGCCACAAAAAGCCCGGGATCCGTTTTCTTTTCGACGTACTTCCTCCCGTTTCTTCCGATTTTCTCACGCAACGAATCATCTGCGGCGATCCTTTTCATCCAATGAGCCGCTTCCTCAAGATGCGGCTCCGCCCATTTCGCATTTTCAAGTCCTCTGTAACTTCGATTATGTCCTTTTGCCGGAATCAAATCGTACCCCACCAGAGCGGCACATGATGCATCCATGAAATCCATGTTTCCCGAATACCCTGTCGCTATCACGGGTTTTCCCAGCATCATGGCCTCTGCCATGACAAGGCCGAATCCCTCCGCTCTATGGAGAGACACGAGAACATCCGCACAATCCATGAAGTCGCCCATGTCATTGCGATCAAGCAGCTCCGAAAAAAGGCTGCAATTGGGCATTGCCTGCACTTTTCGCAAAAGGGCTTCGACCGCGGCTCCCCCCGGGGCGGCGTGGTGCAGCTTGACCACGAGATGCACGGATCGATCACCGGCAAAGGCCGCCTCGAACGCCTCCACCGCACCGATCAGATTCTTTCTTGCCAGATCGGAACGGCCATCCCCCAGACACAGGAAAAGGCATGCATGCAACGGAAGTCCAAAATCCGAACGGGTTCTTCCGCGCCGAACCAAAGGGGCAAAGACCGGGTGGGGAACCACCCTGACCGGTACAGGACAATCCCTGAAGGAATTCGCCACATATCGACTGGGCACCCACAATTCATCGAGATATCGGCACGCCAAAAGCCAATCCGGAGGAGAAACCGGAAGTTCCCACGCCCAATACCCGATGACGGGCCGGTTGCGGGTGAGCTTCTCCCCCATGAAACGCAGAGCCAATCCGACTTCAGGCGCGTTGACATGCAGAATCAGCACACCGTGTTCCGAGGGAATGGCGGTATCGGCAAACTCGGTGCTGTCGAAATCATGAATGTCATGGATTCGGCTCACGTCCAGCAGTTCCGGAAATTTTCCGCTCGCCCGCA
Above is a window of Pseudodesulfovibrio tunisiensis DNA encoding:
- a CDS encoding glycosyltransferase, with the translated sequence MNIAMITPWPGDKSGIADCAYATADALIRNTPCRIAVYTANETPKSLPGVVIKPIDLIRDEHQTYDLVLMHLGNNPYHDGYIDILKEIDCVVHIHDMVLHHLYAGETHGSGQINRYIDEFSKWYGDEPGQMVRALLTKGIGVWDTDIVIDCPMFEPYLQHSLGCLITSSFVERRISRTFPDIPIKKVSLINQTEKSVSACTENASSTHPTQDINVGVFGFITRNKLVDVVLQAVKGLAPQFDNFKLHIVGGVEIDCVHLMKWVEKNDLVDVVQFYGRVDNNRWMELLGSMDLIISLRHPTMGETSGVVTDALSLNIPVVVNDTGSYRELPFVKRLPIENIHTTLSDYLETVFRVPEELATIKANLCKMNSLCDTAFKAKTYFKALLELADHMAQDSGRKERCKTATTSIKAER
- the cysC gene encoding adenylyl-sulfate kinase, with the protein product MLYPDSWYDPNVESLLVHARRNECLKKEALHFKSVSLNARQLCDLEMLLNRAYYPLDGYMCRTDYDSVLKACRLSDGSLWPLPICLGVDAETASGVSLGERVAIRDAEGFMLAVLTVEDVWKADLEAERIALWGDRPRTGGIDVSGIEGDRLWYLGGKLEGLSYPQHYDFVDMRLSPPDMQRLFSREKWGKVIGVQAGRPLHRADRAMLEEIASAHDARLLLSPLMIPSVYFSVDHFCLVRCLRAFAGLMPEHAVKLNLIPWFQRRMGRRGSLLRAIVNRNYGCSHMLLWDSGKMQSQNLQHSESFHAHMEWMAEMARLSGITPLREKCMTLDEASGKHTCSAKGCLCVNDHLAIVECLRAGEAVPDNLSYPEVLKELGRVHKPLSKQGFSLFFTGLSGAGKSTLAKILYVKLLELNGRPVTLLDGDIVRTNLSSELNFSKEHRELNVTRIGFVASEIVKNGGIAICAPIAPYPKSREEVRKMIEQYGGFIEIHVNTPLSVCEQRDCKGIYAKARAGIIKGMTGVDDPYAEPENPELRINTSEMTPDEAAREVMFFLATKNYIRGNA
- a CDS encoding GtrA family protein; the protein is MLLRKRSIFNAPIRYTIVVIIGFCVDFSIYSGLVWGGLSIYVANVIGFTAGAMINVWLIRRFVFPDVRFKLMQDIGLTLISNGFMLLVGLLLLYLFAELMGIDAYLAKILANGTTFVLNYLTRATLFRSK
- a CDS encoding class I SAM-dependent methyltransferase gives rise to the protein MIQDKKLKSYKYRFLISAQRIHPPTNDAGIEWDDFLRSLDFTCEEGQVSIAWTVGNGGKIQSGIEDAVFYLRGDTDRQAEKQRKSGMQSGEDPIRKGNAELFGKLVSEVAEAAGFKTGGMCEDSDKFAREREFHDEWAGSTNVEEIDVFRTNEACTAPEMRYITKRLGNLKGKKLLDVGCGLGEASVYFAIRGAQVTSSDLSPGMLDATCRLAQANGVSVTPHVSAAEDLRLPADALFDVIYAGNLLHHVDIEATIKRFLPHLKPGGKVVTWDPLAYNPAINVYRKKAMEVRTVDEHPLTWNDIRLFREHFRNVETRYFWLTTLAIFVAMALLQRRDPNKERYWKSVIDESDKWAPMYKPLEFFDRILLTILPPLRLLCWNVVIVAEK
- a CDS encoding glycosyltransferase, which translates into the protein MALRFMGEKLTRNRPVIGYWAWELPVSPPDWLLACRYLDELWVPSRYVANSFRDCPVPVRVVPHPVFAPLVRRGRTRSDFGLPLHACLFLCLGDGRSDLARKNLIGAVEAFEAAFAGDRSVHLVVKLHHAAPGGAAVEALLRKVQAMPNCSLFSELLDRNDMGDFMDCADVLVSLHRAEGFGLVMAEAMMLGKPVIATGYSGNMDFMDASCAALVGYDLIPAKGHNRSYRGLENAKWAEPHLEEAAHWMKRIAADDSLREKIGRNGRKYVEKKTDPGLFVAAVDDVRSRYLSGNG
- a CDS encoding mannose-1-phosphate guanylyltransferase/mannose-6-phosphate isomerase codes for the protein MIIPVILAGGSGTRLWPLSRQLYPKQFLPLVNGRTLLQETALRLNRDEDISAPILVCNEDHRFTVAEQMREIALQPSRIILEPEGRNTAPAAYIAAEVARQMDESAMILVLPSDHHIQDLDSLLKAIEASKSIAGQGALVTFGIVPKYAETGYGYIRQGERLDDANPHSAFRINRFVEKPDLATAEEYVASGEYYWNSGMFLFQASRYMSEVEKVNETIAVSCRAAVEKGESDLDFYRLDRESFCASPNDSIDYAVMEHTREAVVVPLDAGWNDVGSWGALWSIKEKDEFGNVALGDVITHDVHGSYLQSTGRLLAVVGLKDHVVVETADAVMVSPKDRVQEVKKLVDTLKRQKRSEAFSHKKVYRPWGSYETIDLEDRFQVKRITVKPGAILSLQKHFHRAEHWIVVKGTAIVIRGEEELVLKEDQSSYIPLGFVHRLENPGRIDLELIEVQTGSYLGEDDIVRLDDAYGRKGKKEKIN
- a CDS encoding radical SAM protein; protein product: MSMFSSLSRITLAKAAIFKNAPVYIQFYVTSRCNLECEQCNIIFANSDVRECTIDEIERIADNFAEMKVAIVLLTGGEPFVRKDLPQIIHAFESRGIHVRMQTNGFASEEQIVRAIEAGGKDISISLDSLHPDRQAIINGKVENSWNRALRAMAIFMRHLPREGSFASLGCVLQPQNMADIEDVIRFGTAASWFTSLVPVHVSDNAAPRGFRSFDQTLQFRETEYATVDAIIERVRRMRTEGYLLYDSDQYLDDIKRFVRNEKTTWRSHNHDVCDSPNLYFALLPNGEFAPCCDHRMEKSYPAYAPEFPSQYKQRQFREEVARITSACSGCMYGSYPEMTVSMRFLAAKIQRVKTFITSPPDKNWPLSYEELLELAESIRSERRERPQSRRNDG
- a CDS encoding DUF4214 domain-containing protein, producing MQKYLDLHEEEILQLLHQSLAARQTRSQGTQTRPANEPPCFMVPPAQEEMPKVCRVPDFYKLSNREFIHSAYRYLLKRAVDPQGEHHYLAALTEGRLSRIEILGRLRYSPEGRRTKVYCPFLSIQFALACLFRIPVIGWFAELVVRLLFFRTLERRASMLAASFENRVERIEESVQRCFKEFGEFAANEDAIIRQSSKRETQALRETLSSDIDFLGSRLQALEQQKQKLSIELNSFLTLFDAQYGTKKI